The Capra hircus breed San Clemente chromosome 2, ASM170441v1, whole genome shotgun sequence genome window below encodes:
- the ZNF593 gene encoding zinc finger protein 593 has protein sequence MGRSRRTGAHRAHSLARQMKAKRRRPDLDEIHRELRPQVAARPRPDPGAEPDPDLPGGGLHRCLACARYFIDSANLKTHFRSKDHKKRLKQLSVEPYSQEEAERAAGMGSYIPPQRLAVPTEVSTEVPEMDTST, from the exons ATGGGTCGCTCCCGCCGGACGGGTGCGCACCGAGCGCACTCCTTGGCCCGTCAGATGAAGGCGAAGCGGCGGCGGCCGGACCTGGATGAGATTCACCGCGAGTTGCGGCCCCAGGTCGCCGCACGGCCCCGGCCAGACCCAGGAGCTGAACCCGATCCCGACCTGCCAGGGGGCGGCCTGCATCGCTGTCTGGCCTGCGC GAGGTACTTCATCGATTCTGCCAACCTGAAGACCCACTTCCGATCCAAAGATCACAAGAAGAG GCTGAAGCAGCTGAGTGTGGAGCCCTACAGTCAGGAAGAAGCAGAGAGGGCAGCGGGCATGGGTTCCTATATTCCTCCCCAGCGGCTGGCAGTGCCCACAGAAGTATCCACTGAGGTCCCTGAGATGGATACGTCTACATGA